The following DNA comes from Tunturibacter psychrotolerans.
TACGAGCGCCTCCTCGCCATGGACCAGCAGGAAGCCCGCGCCGTCGCCAATCGATTCCTCGATGGCAAGCCCCTCGTCGAGCTCTACGACTCCGTCCTCATCCCCTCCCTCGCACTCGTCGAACAGGATCGTCACCAGGGCAACCTCGACGACAAGCGCTCCGACTTCTTCTTCCTCACCATCGGCGAAATCGTCGCCGAACTCACCGATTACCACCAGAAGGAGCCAGCCGACTCCGCCCCCACAACCCCACGACGCATCTCACGCCCCGTCGAAACCGACTTCGCCGTCGTCTGCATCTCCGTCAGCGATCAGGCCGACGAGCTCACCACCCTCATGCTCGGCCAGCTCATGGAGCGTGCCTCTCACCCTACCCTCCTCCTCTCCGCCGCCTCCGTTGCAGGCGAGATCCTCGACTCCCTCGCCGCCGAGCCCACCACCGTCGTCTTCATCTCGGCCCTCCCTCCCTTCGCCTTCTCCCAGGCCCGCGCCATCTGTCAGCGCGTCCGTTCTCACCTGCCCAACAACCGCATCGTCGTCGGCCTCTGGAACTCCCCCAGCGATCCCGACCAGACCCCCGAACAACTCATCGAGCGCTTCGGCAGTGGCAAACCCAACACCATCGTGACCTCACTCGCCCAGGCCCTCCAGCAGGTCACGAACTGGCATCTCCAGCAATCGAGTCAGTTCATGCGCTTCTAAACGCCAGCCTGAACGCGAAGAAAGTCCAACCCGGCGCATGCTTTCAGACACGAAACGGAGTGTCCCCCTCAATAATCCAGCTAGAATCTCGCCATGGAAGACAACCGTTCGACCTTTAGTTCTGTCCTGACGCTCGCGTTGGCCCATGCGCTCGATCACCTCTCCCCCGACGACCACCGTCCCGTGAACGCTCCCGCTTCGCTCGCCACCCTGCGTCAAAGACTCGACCTTCCTCTCAACGAAGCAGGCATGGGACCCAAGGTAGTCCTCAACGATCTCGTCTCAGGCGTCGATGGCGGCATCATCGACTCCGCCGGAGGCCGCTTCTACGGCTGGGTCATCGGAGGCTCACTCCCCGCTGCTCTCGCTGCCGACTGGCTCACCTCGACCTGGGATCAAAACGCCGGCCTCTTCGCCTGCTCCCCCGCAGCAGCCGTCGTCGAGGAGACAGCAGGCCGATGGCTAAAAGAGCTTCTCCATCTCCCCACCTCCGCCAGCTTCGCCTTCGTCACCGGCGCTCAGATGGCCCACACCACCTGCCTCGCAGCCGCCCGACACGCTCTTCTCGCGCGCAATCACTGGGACGTCGAGCAGAATGGTCTCTCCGGCTCTCCCACCATCCGCATCCTCACCAGCACCGAGAAACACGGCACCGTCAACCGCGCCGTTCGCCTTCTCGGTCTCGGCGAAAAAAACATCACCACGCTCCCCGCCGACCCCGACGGCCGCCTCTCCGAAGAATCGCTCAGACAAGCCCTCGAAGCCGAACCCACCACCCCCACCATCGTCGTCCTTCAAGCCGGCGACCTAAACCTC
Coding sequences within:
- a CDS encoding pyridoxal phosphate-dependent decarboxylase family protein, producing the protein MEDNRSTFSSVLTLALAHALDHLSPDDHRPVNAPASLATLRQRLDLPLNEAGMGPKVVLNDLVSGVDGGIIDSAGGRFYGWVIGGSLPAALAADWLTSTWDQNAGLFACSPAAAVVEETAGRWLKELLHLPTSASFAFVTGAQMAHTTCLAAARHALLARNHWDVEQNGLSGSPTIRILTSTEKHGTVNRAVRLLGLGEKNITTLPADPDGRLSEESLRQALEAEPTTPTIVVLQAGDLNLGAFDNFATLIPLAKKHNAWVHVDGAFGLWAAASPSLRHLLEGVEAADSWVVDGHKWLNVPYDSGYAFVADRAAHRASFAYHATYLTHDENNARDQMDWNPEFSRRARAFATYAAIRQLGISGVTDLIDRTCTHANAIVTRIGALPNAEILGTPQINQGLLRFHHPNPEATEQDHDAFTNRVIAEILATGEAFFTGTTWRGLRAMRVSVCNWQTSSTDVNRVCRCVSKVLEKMSANERTN